Proteins co-encoded in one Agelaius phoeniceus isolate bAgePho1 unplaced genomic scaffold, bAgePho1.hap1 Scaffold_407, whole genome shotgun sequence genomic window:
- the LOC143693215 gene encoding uncharacterized protein LOC143693215 produces the protein MMAVRADFFVSLFRKSRLRAAVKAEWARWSTCHLSWLGMPIPGAVAALGTPRNRGGQVSSGHPLESNQDLRYPEEPRSQRLETTAPRHTQSMFQHPRLTEDGFCLLLFQKLSVGASGLEKGKNLYYHRGQFDVSLAERSVVGPALWKKRERVSPQPDQSLCWAGQFRPISGFS, from the exons ATGATGGCTGTTAGAGCAGacttctttgtctctctttttaggaagtcaaggctgagagcagcagtcaaggccgagtgggcgag gtggtccACTTGCCATCTATCCTGGCTGGGCATGCCCATTCCAG gtgctgtcgctgccctaggcacgccaaggaacagaggagggcag gtatcttctgggcaccctctggagtcaaatcaagatttgag gtacccTGAGGAGCCTCGTAGCCAAAGGTTGGAAACGACAGCACcgaggcacacacagagcatgtTTCAACATCCACGTCTgaccgaggatggattttgtctgctccttttccaaaagCTGAGTGTCGGGGCCAGTGGtttggagaaggggaaaaacctttactatcACAGAGGGCAATTTGATGTCAGCTTAGCGGAGAGGTCTGTAGTGGGACCGGCTCtctggaagaaaagggagagggtttctcctcagcctgaccagagcctttgctgggcagggcagttccgacCCATCTCAGGATTCTCGTGA
- the LOC143693218 gene encoding uncharacterized protein LOC143693218, producing the protein MAEHPIPGEGVPHSRKYSWISAVKFKRAICSEHAKLPSPAGRRTGFAALASPAFRAAVRNRRGVAAHPTTMASASERGQSVRPEEPGLLRRRLSKRQRPGASRTFPAGEAAFLRT; encoded by the exons atggcagagcaccccatcccgggtgagggggttccccatagcag gaagtatAGCTGGATCTCAGCAGTCAAGTTCAAAAGG GCCATCTGCTCGGAGCATGCCAagctcccatccccagctggCCGACGGACCGGGTTTGCCGCTCTCGCGAGCCCCGCGTTCCGGGCAGCCGTCAGGAACcgccgaggagttgcg gcgcACCCCACGACGATGGCGTCGGCCTCCGAGCGCGGCCAGAGCGTGCGACCCGAGGAGCCGggccttcttaggagaagg ctgtctaagagacaacggcccggtgccagcaggaccttcccagctggcgAGGCGGCCTTCCTTCGCACCTGA